Genomic DNA from Puntigrus tetrazona isolate hp1 chromosome 6, ASM1883169v1, whole genome shotgun sequence:
TTGATAGATCAGGTTTTAGGTGGACATCCTCTAAAAAGCATCTGAGGTGCAAGATAAGTTATctatatttctgctttttattatttatgaaattatgttattatattacaaaactgTTGCAGTCTTTCATCATAAAACAAACTGACATTCAATATAATTAGCAAATTAAAGTTGCTTTTGTTTAATGTCACTTGAAATAGATTGAATTTGCATAGAGCAATAAACcttaataaaacagttttaataaatctgATTAAATAAGCTTAATATTGTGCTCCCCTATTTAAAGGTGACATATGCTCCTTAAGTCTCACGGGTCCCCTGAATGTAActgtgaagtttcagctcaaaatacaccacagatcatttagaaaaaaaaagtgttatacctATTTTGGGAGGAAGCTGAGCATGTTAGAGGGcgtgtctttaaatgcaaatgagctgctgctcccGGCCCCCCACTGACAGCGGCTGTCACAGCATTCAGTGCTGCTGTTACCAAAACAGTAGGGACATACAAACCAGCTGGAAAATAAACCGCATGTTTATATTAGATCTGCGTGGCAGCAGCAATGTATGATTATAAGACTTAAAACTTGATAAAGACGGATTAACATCACATGTCACCTTTAAAGGCACATCACCAAATTAATTCAAAGCAATAAACAGACTAAAAGTCAAAATAATTCATGGGATCTCTTTTCATGGAGACATTTAGAGTTGATATGCGTAATATACTGAATACAGGTAGTCTCAAACTCCTGCCACTGGTTAACAAGTCATACTTAATGTTTTCAAAGTGCCATAAAAGCCAGAGTGTTTACATTTATCAGTGAAACAACTACCGAATGGATCACTCACAGTCGGCCCTGTACATTAAAACGCTATAAAAAAATGAGAGACTTGACCTTTGAAGGTCCATAacttcaaaacaaagaaacaaatcagCCATAACACTCCACTACAAATCAATCCatggaaaaaagtaataacTCTTGCTGTGATCAACGGAGCAAGCACGCTTAATGATGAGAACAACAGCTGCTTGGAGATCAAAGCAAGCCTCCACGGGCCAGTGGCAGAATGTGTCACAACCAACAGGGTGTGTttagaagagagaaagaaacggTGTTTCTTCTTGTCTGTCGTAACACATTTATTGCCTTGCGTGGCTTATTCATACACTGACTGACCATAAAAACATGGTGAAACAACGGGCTATAACAAGAGCTGAACCTTTACTTACCGCtttactaaaaagaaaaatcgcCTATTCAGTGTTCATGCTAATATAACAGAGAAGCACTGGGAGGACAAAGACAATGATATGAGGAAGAATCACATATTATGCTCAtcaagcatgcatttatttgatccaaagtacagcaaaaactgtaaaaatttaGACTTATTTCTGTCCAAGATAACAGTTTTTTGtctgaatatgttttaaaatgtaatatattcctGTGTTTTCAAAGCTAAATGTTTACCCAGTCACATATCATgattgctgctcaaaaaaaacatttattgttattatgttgATAATTTTTTCCGCATTCTTTTAAGAACAGCATCATCttcatcacattttaaatgcctTCATCGTCACTTTCGCATCAAATAAGTgttagaaagaagaaaaaacatcagCTCCGAGCTTTTGAATGGTTCAgtgtaaaatgttacaaatggtttttttttaattcagataaATTATGCAGATCCTTGTATCTATCActaaataattctgaaaaacatttactcgaccgttttaaatattgataataacaatataaaacgtttcttgaacagcaaatcaaaAGGATTTCTGAAGAACTGTGTGACAGAACGTCTGACGACAAGCATTTAAATGGTTCTAAAAGCTCCAAGATTTTATTGTcagatagacagatgaagaATTTAAATCTCCCACAGAGATAGGTGACCCTTATCTGGCGTCACGGAGCTCTttcctaatgagctgatgatctgaatcaggtgtgtgaGTGTTCAGAGCCGTGGGTCCCGAAGCACTGCTCCAACAGCCCAGGagggtttaaaaaaactacaaacatggCAGTGATTCGAGCAATTCatctaaatctaatttaattaaaaatatttagttactCGCAGGCTAATTCATTTACAAATCTTAACAAGCACGTTTATCAAATCAATTGGGTTGCATATTAAAGAATCACTCTCATACAAACGATACACATAACTAcattactaaaacaaattacatgTCATATGACTAATAAGCAACTTCACAAAACCTTGGAAACGTGTTGGTaagttattaacatattaactaaaaaaaaaaagaaaagtttgagTACTGTCTCTCAGGAAGCTCATTCAGTATCCATCAaggcttttcatttattaaaattggaTGATGGTGGATATATACATTAGCAAAATAAAGACACATTAAGCGAACTCATCTTTAAAAACGTGAATAAGAACATTAAAGGTGATCTTTAGCGAATCCCAAAGTGAATATCCATTGCGGAGCAGTCAGATCACGTAAAGCCAATGGCTAACCTCGCAACTAGCATGAACCTAAAGCTGGACAAAACTGGTAGATCCGCATTCATTGGTTAACTCTGGCCTGATAACATGCATCGGACTTATATAAACTTATCTCTTCATGTATTGCGTATACAATTACGTTAAAATGTTATGACATGAAATTCTGTAgcatagataaaaaaatacagtgttaaCAGCATGCAGAAAGGTGGGGCCAATGAAGATGTGATGACTTTAAATAAGCCATTTaggcatatttattataaaaagaaatattaacgTGTCTCTGTGGTGCCGTTTAAAAAGGTCTTTTAGACTTAGCTCACcccaaaaactacattttttgtcatttattccaCCTCCCATTATTCTAAACCTGTACTGTAGCTGGTAAAGATTTAAAACCTACTGCTGACAAAGACATTTCATGGGATCAAGTCTACAAACATCTACAcactcattattttaaatggtgtACCGtgcaaatacaatattatattatattaacatctTGTAGCAAACATTcccaaaatacattattatttttttaatgaatgcccGAACCTCTCTTCAAGCCTAACCTGAAACGCACCGCCTGTATTTAACAGATCAATGTGCAAAGTCCTTTACAGCGGGTTTACATGTCTGGTTCATGTCAAGACAGAATGAATGAGTTTGTTCTGGCTTTCTTCAGGATGACATGAACTACGTTCCTGAATTTCCTGTGATATGTCACATCTTGATTTGTTACTGAGAACACCGATGCATTCCAAACACAGAACACCAAGCATAACTGTGTTAGTGGTGAGACCTCAAcggcaaataaatacatgtaccACAAATCTCAACAACCATGCTAATCTTATTCCTGAACATGGGCTCCTGCTAACAGCAACTAACTTATCAAACACATTGACCAAAACAATATCGTACACAAATCAGTGGTTATTGAAGAAAATATGGCAGTGCAGAACGCATTTAAACGCCTTTAAACGACTGTATGCGTGCTGTCGGTTTGACACTTACCTTATCTCGGCTGGGTTTGGTGGGGAGGAAGAAAAAACGGGAATAGGAGAACAACCTTGGCGTACTACTGGTTAAACAGACCGTTCTTTCGATGGCAATTCTTCACAAGTACGTAAAGTTCGCCTGTAACAACCGTCACGGCAGAaacttattgttatttttgactTCAGTGGTCTGCAAAACGGTCTACGTTTATCAGAAACAGCCGAACTCAGAAACCGATCGACCTTTCACTTCTGTACGTGTAAATAAGGCGGAACGGTGGGAACGGTGGAGGACTGGAGCGCAACAGTTTCTCTACACGTCCAAAGCGTGATTTTACGAATCCTACTATGGCGGGGGAGTAGCTTATGAATATTGATTAGGCCATACTGACGTTGCCTGGTAACGGCCAGTCATCGTAAAgtgttaatattcatgagcaaaCGATTCGACGAATCGCCCTCAGCTCCTGGGAGAACGTCAGTTTGCGTCATTAATATGAAACGATTCAAACCTTTGCCGTAGTAGGACCATCGTCTCCATTTCGGCTACAGGAGCGCCACCTATCGCCGCACCGTGATATAACCTCAACTCTACTCAAAGAACACAGGTCACTATTTCCATTTTCAGTTACATGAAGGTTATCATTTTCTGCATTGTTTCTTTGCGTCGTCACTTTactcaaacaaaaaaacagaacacagGCTGTCTATAAAACGGGTCGACTTTATTGCTTAGAGAATACAACTTACAGCTTTTGCAAAGGCATGTGAATACGCTTCTCAACTACACCTTACCAGTCGTCACGAGATATGAATTAACCACACATTCACAGCTCCACTTTTACACATTGCACCTGGAAAAAATCTGCTATCAAAACATTGTACAAAGTGAGATACAGAGCGCCTCCGTGCGATATGCACCAAAGCACTCATACAGAGAGTGAATACCACGAGCAGATTTCTGAAGCCTATCTGGTGACtgaatttttatagtttttctaTCTTTGGTACTATGAGACAGATTTTATTCTGCACATGTAAATCTTTTCCTTTGAATACTGTTCTGAACACAGGGCAGGTAAAAGCCTATCTACACGTAATCTTTATCCTCacttgaactaaaaaaaaaaaaaaaaaagaaccaaaaaGCAACATCCTACATTACAAATCACATCCTCTGAGCTCACTCGGCAGAACAAAGAGAAATACAAGAAGCGGGGATGAACGGCTGTAAAAATCgctttccaaaaaaatgttCCCCAAACGTGTGTCTCTTTAAGCTATTTTACAAAGACAAATATAAGAGAAATACGCAAATCGCCTAAAACAGGATGCGATTTCGAAAAACACCGGCTCCTGAAGTTACCCAATGACAATTAACACGGTGCGCCTCGGGTCACAGCCACGTCACGCGACTTGACGTCCTTCCCGCACGCGCTGAAACTCACGGCGACGGCCTTCAATTGCACCGGGAACAAAGTGAGAAGGAAAAGAGGGATTTTCAAAAGCTAATAATTCTAAACAAGTGGATCGAGGCAAACATAGCGACAAATCCCAGGAGAAGACCCGCGATTGCTCCTGAACCGTCAGTACGAATCTATACTGGTGATCTGGGgtttaaaagttttatgtaGAAGAAAACACTGCAGAGGTCCCTCTCTGCTACGATTACGGAGaacagagtgtgtgtgggaGACCGAACATGtctggaatatatatatatatatatatatatatatatatatatatatatatatatatatatatatatatatatatatatatatatatatatatatatatatatatatccgtATCCGTGTGCTTGGGCGAAAGCCTGCTGGGATTCACATGTCGTCCTCTTCATCTTCGTCCTGGGAAGATCCGGCCTGCTGAGCGGAACTGGCTGAAGCCGCTGCCAGCTGTGCCTGCTGGGCGGCCTGCTGCATCTGTAACCACTCCTGCTGCGCCAGCTCGGCCTGCTGCTGCCGTGCCTGTAAGACAGCAGAACTTATCAGAGGAGCCGCTCCAAGTCACAGCATTCACGCCGTCACAACCGTCCTCCGGCTCGTTTACCTTGGCGAACAATTCCTGTTGCTGCCGAAGCAGCTCTTCTTCGGGTATGCCGAGGTTCTCTAGTCGAGAGCTGGCCTTCCTCCGTTTAAGTGCTACAGTTTTACACTCTTGCAGAACGTCTTTTACTTCCGCGATGTACGACCCGAAACCTAGACTTTCAAGCGCTGgggacaaaataaatcaattcagCGTTACGCCTTCGTGCTGTACATCTACATCATGACCACGCGAATTTAAGACAAAACACCGGAttaatttttaggtttaaaCCCACAAAAACTGACCGATCACCAACGTGTCTTTGACCCTCACACTGCTCCAAAGCTTATTTCGTTTAGTGTAGAACTGGATGAAATGTAAAAGTTCTCGTTCATGCAGTTCTTAAGTGTTTTTAGTAATTACCGCTCAACACTTttccaaaatacattttgtgttccaaagaccAATGACAGGCGATTCCCATTAACAATTATAGATGAACTCCAACCAATCAAAGCCGGTTTAAGACGGTTTCCTAAAAGCCATTAAGACTGAAAAAAGACTGTCCAGTCTGAGCAGGAGATAAACACAGCAGCTAAAACCAGCAGACCATTTTAGTACGAATAGCATGGAAAATGAGCTTATTACAGTGAATGGTGAATGTCGTGCACATCAGAAGCCAGTAATACATGTTTTGGgataatatgacattttacaaacaaactAAGGTTAATTATTTAGCAGACTTGGCATAAAATCCTCCACGTATCCGAACGGGTTAGCAAGCTGTTAAAGACCTCAGTCATCCTCACCGTTTATAACATGTTCTGGGGATATAGTCTTCTTCTCCGATTTATTGCAGATCTCGTTGGCCTCCGATGAGACGAGGTGAATGAACTCCGTGCAGCAGTTCACCACCAGCTCTCGGGCATCGTTCGCTACTCGCACGTTGGGAAGCGtttctttaatcattttattgatCGCCGCCCTCGGGATCGTCAGGTCATCGTCGTTGCCCGATGAAGAGGCCATGAGGGATGAGCTGTCCAGAGGCTTCAGACTTTCAAAGCGATCGAAAGCGGGCGAGGAAGTTCAACGGGCTgttaacgaaaaaaaaaacacccacagcGGCGGCTTTGTGCGGAGACTCAAGCGGCGCGGTCGGCTTTCTTATAGCGGATCGCTAAAACGCTGTCGGAGAGAAGgcatatttttgaatatactACCGAATTGAAATCcagggagagagagtgagcgtTTCGACACAACGAAGGGAGGATGAGAGGAGTCGGTACCTGTAGGCTGATCAGTTTACGCTGACTCTCCACATCCACACATCAGAGCTGCTTCTGCTGCTGATCCCGATCATGATTCAGCTCCGATCGGTCATCCTCGAGCTGCCCGCGTGAACTCACAGACGCCGCGCGCGTTCGGCTGAAGCCCGGGGCGGAATCGTTCAAGCATCCGAAGCTCTTAATTCATTACTTCATTCACTCCGCTAACGATCAACGAAATGAACCCCACAATGCAACGCTCCCGGATATCCGCTGATTCTTCTGCTTGTTATTGTTTCTCGGGGTCGCTCGACACCGCCGCCTACTGAACGAAGCCGAAATTAGATCTCGAGACGCTCTCGTTAGCCACGAAAATCTTTCAGATCAATAAACATTGTGCTGTGTACACCTCTGTTATTTCGCGctcaaaaactacaaaactaaAACTGCGAGAGCAAGATTAGGAaaagtaacgatgctgaaagcTCGCGCGTGTtatggttttcttttcttccttcttCCTTATTCATGCATATTAGCTGCTATACTGAAATTGTGCATTagattaatgttatattataattgcCACACGCAGACATCCGGTCATGCACTCCAAACTAAATTTGAAGTTTAGGTCATGgtttagtttgaaaaaaaaaaaaaaaaacagttgttaaaaaagtttaatctgGATAAGAATAATCCCTTGTTTTGCTATTTAGGATCAGGTAATCTTATTTCTGTGCCAGTTTTTCAAAGTAACACTGGATTAGATCACCCTCATGCACTCGTTTAGATGAACAAATCCGGATGATCGCTGCTCGGGACTAATTATCACAATGTAGGCTATAGGTTGAGAACCACGAGTGGAGCATTTACAGAGTCTGAAGTCAATTGAAATGTGCACAAAACAGCATATATGTTTTCACTTGTCAACAGTCAGACCGTTCATCTGACccacaacaaataaatgaaacaattttgGATATGAGCACACTTTcttaattcacatttaaaacccAGCTTTCAGGAGGCGGCTTTCAAAGCGTAGCTTTGGTTTGCAGTAGTTTGGTCAGGGTGATTTGTTACTCCGCCAGATAAATTTGTACTTCTGCTCTTGAGTTTCTGATTTAAGAAGTGACTTAAAGGCATCATCATCGAGCAAAGAATGCTTCTTGAGCTCCGCTGAGAAAGACTGCTAGCTCTGCTAGTGAGGATTCACCTCCATAACCCTTTACTTAGTGTGATTTCAGCCCCAATTTCTTTGTGTTATTCACTTCTCCACCCTTAATAGAGTTAAATGTTCCTACAATTACACCATGAAGGCGTAATTGTAGTGGTGAGTGGGTTTCTCCAACATCGGATCCACCACTCTATTGCAGTGAACACGGTTTACCGCTCTTGAGCATGTTTGATTCAATTGAACAGTAGCCAAAGCGCATCAGCTAATTGATGAttaatcagtgtgtgtgtttaaaaaaaaacaattacgcAGCCATGCTATTTAGCCTTCCCTGAACTTTCAGTTTTAGGTTGCAATAGGACGAAAATCAGGTGTATATTTCCGCTCTGAGAATTGCTATGGTATGGGAGCCGccaaaggagaaagagagagatactAATCAGACTTTACACAGAGGCACCGGCTGAGGTATTGTTCTTTGCTACCACTATTTTGGTAGGAGAAGATATCATCAAAAGGTGTATGTTGAGCACACAAAACCACTGGAGCAATACACCAGTAAAGAAGTGTATGTTATTGCTGTGGGAATACAGATATTAAGAAACATAAAGATCTCGTCAGGCCAAAACATCAAACTGAACCGTGATTGGGTGACCAGATCTAATCCAATTTATGAATTCTATTTCTTTTCTGATTCCAATTTTCACTACCTGAAGTCTTCCTAAACCAACAGCTGAATATCCAGTCAGTTAAGAGTTTAACAACTGAGCCCTTAAGATCATTTCTGTTGTTACTTGAAGATCATGAGAAATGTGATGAACGAATGgcgtgctttttttaaaacggAGCTGGCCACAAGATGGTgctataaaaagacattttcgaTTTTTGTGTATAATGCagtagctttttcttttttcctccgAATCCTGAAATGCCTGAAATCTAATGGAAACATGATGTTTCACTGCTGCTTATTAAAATTGCAACTAAATCAAGCGTGAGATTCTGAAGCTGAGACTAGACACCAGCTTTCTCAAACAGCTGGAAGGACAAAACATTGGAAAATGTGTACAAATTTGCACGTATtcattcagaaaacaaagctaatTCAGCACAACTGTACTTTTGTTTATCTAGTTTATTTGCTTGAGTATCTTTGAAACGAATTTGATGCTGCTCAAATCAAGCAAATATGTCAGCCTTTAAAAAACGCTTACTGTATGAACGTTGTAAACACTGTAGCTTGTTAGCACTAGCAAAGATAAAAATCTTTCAGTGAAACCTACAAAAACTATCCCCTTATTTTCCCTTAGCCTTGCCTGACAAGTGAATTTTTTCCATCTAGCTCCTCAACTGTTCATGTCTTTACTAATTAATAATCACTTTTCCTCATGTCTtgactgcaattttttttatcctgaATTTTGGCAGAAATGTTTGCTTGGAGCTTCATGTAAGGGTGATCTATTAGACTTAAGTCAAGTCTAAGATAATAAGATAGATAAGATAAATAATGAGTTAGATAATAAGAACTAAAGATgactcaaaaaaacaaattttgaacaaaaagttgaacaaatatttatttgacatagattttatttgtctttaacTGACAGTTAGAAAATCAGACTGGGAAACAATTAACAGCAGAACTAGTATAAACAAACTTTTGCCAACTTTTAGCTAAAATATAAGACTGTATGATTTGctctttttataaataaagaaaagattttaaacCGAACTGCAGGTCAGTTGTCCTTAGGGATATTCCAGAAAACAAGGTGATGCCTTGTGTTTCAAAACTCAGACTTAATGGTGAACACAAATATATTCTCGACAGAGTGTTCAATCCATGAAACAAACTCCATGAAAATAAACGCCAAGAAGCACATCGGTACTTACTGACTGTTATGCAgtctatttttaaacacatcctttttctctttcttggCAGGCCACTGTACTTCAGTGATGCAGAAttgatgcaaaataaaataaaagatattaagGCTGTATTATGACTAGTGGTGTCCCATCCTGTTCCTGGAGGCCTACCATAAAGCAGAGTTTAGCCTAAATattccttttattttgaagagatGCCCACCTCTACATCTCTCTACCACTGGCCAAAGTGTAATGGTCAACTTAGATCATTATTATCACAAGGGTCTCCAACCCTACTCCTAGCAAGCTACCATCCTGTAGAGTTCCTGCAGGTACGCGTTTCCCAACTATTGTTGTATCCCAACTGTTGTCGCAGGTTCCCTGACCATATTGTTTTTGGGAAACTGACCCCAGGATGACAGATCTCCAAGAGCAGGGTTGGAGAATCCCTGAATTTTTGGCTTGAGGACAGTTGCCCTCAAGAAGCAATATTAGACATCCCTGCTACATACAGCATGCACAGATTTTTTAGATTTAGCCATTTTACTTCCACATTTGTGATAACGTTTGATATATCTCACATGCAtgttagttgtatttttttatttataaattacattacataaaaatataaaattataatattatgcattatcCTTGCTCTCATGTAGCAGGCCCACTGAAGACTCAACAAAAAGGCAAGAATTCCTATGAGGCTGAGCGGCATTTATCTGAAGCAAACAAATTCTGGAATATATCCTGCTCCGGAGCAAGTTATGTTCAGAGAGTAAGTTGCTGTATGGCTATTTACATACCATAACATTTCCTCAGTTTGTGGAACCAAAAGGTTAGGTTGCCCAACTGTTTAACCCATTTTCTGGAATACCCCCAGGTCTCCGGCAGAACATTCTTTAAGAGGCATTCTTGTCTTCTAAAGTGAAGCTCTTACGGCTTCTCCAGCGCAGGAGCTTGAGGAAATTGAGACTTGCATTGAACACCTTGTCATGTTCAAACACCATTTTGTAGAAGGTTTCGATGGGAAAGTCACCGTTTGGATCCGTATATTTTAGCGTGGTCATGGGGGTGTACAGACGGTTAGTCTGATGGCGAAACGGTGGATTGTTCATGGTAATCATTCTGAATGTGTGCTGGTTATAGAAGAAACAACGTAGGCACAGTTAGTAATTCAGAGCCAAAAACATCTGAGCATTTGAAAGATAAATGAAACGCTGTTGTAAACGTTTTGGAAAAGTTCTAAAAAACCTGCGTAGTGCACGTACCTCTGCAACATCTTCTGGAGTTTGTCCAAGACTCTCTGATATCTGGTTGTAATTCTTCATGTAGATGTTGGTAAACATATCTGCTGTCACTTTATCAGCTTTGGAGAGATCTATCTTCAATCCTTCCTCATACACCTTACGCTCAAACTCCGTGATGACGGGTCCTGGTTCGATGAGGCTGATACTGCAAAGAtgcaaatacaatataaatacaattataactTAAATGTGGGAGGGggaaaaacacattgaaaattTGAGTAGTTCTAGTCATACAAAGCTACCATTGGGTAAGATGTGATGAGGCAATGTTGTTCGTGTCTGCTCTGTCTTGATTCatgttcaaatgattaaatgcaaacTATTTTGGAACTATTTAATGCTTTATATATGAATGTTATCACTTACTTTAGGTTGAATCTCAGAGCTTGAACTGCCAGGCTCTCGCAGAACCCTTCAACAGCGAACTTGGAAGCAGCGTAAACGTCATTAAACAAAATACCTGTGTACGTGAACATGACTGTGATTAGAGATGGTAAACCCTGATTGAATCCTCTCAGAGCTCCTTTAGTCATTGTTGTTAATCCTTTAAGTATCTAAGTTGGAACTCTTACCCCCTGGAATAAAGAGCTCAAATGCAAATATCAGCTTaagaaaagtcattaaaaaaagctggttgttgtacatttttaacaactCACCCTGAATCCCTATTACACTGCTGATTACCACTATGTGGCCACTTTTCCTCTTCTTCATATCAGGCAGAATCTCCTTCAGGATTCGCACAAGTCCAAAGAAGTTAGTGTCCATGACTGATTTCATCTCATCGATGGTCTGACACTCAATGGGGCCGATGATTCCCTTTCCAGCATTACTAACTGAAACACAAATAATGGAAGGGTAGTATCAACAATGCTGATTCACAGAAGACAAATTGTGCAAAACACTTCAGTGATGTTATTTGTAGATCAGAGGTCAATTTCATGTCTAGTAGAAAACTAAATGTA
This window encodes:
- the dr1 gene encoding protein Dr1, encoding MASSSGNDDDLTIPRAAINKMIKETLPNVRVANDARELVVNCCTEFIHLVSSEANEICNKSEKKTISPEHVINALESLGFGSYIAEVKDVLQECKTVALKRRKASSRLENLGIPEEELLRQQQELFAKARQQQAELAQQEWLQMQQAAQQAQLAAASASSAQQAGSSQDEDEEDDM
- the zgc:109982 gene encoding retinol dehydrogenase 8 gives rise to the protein MNQKAVLITGCSSGIGLALAVRLAKDEKKRFMVYATMRNLAKREALEEAAGRTLGSTLEIKQLDVCDENSIKACVDSLPMRRVDILISNAGKGIIGPIECQTIDEMKSVMDTNFFGLVRILKEILPDMKKRKSGHIVVISSVIGIQGILFNDVYAASKFAVEGFCESLAVQALRFNLNISLIEPGPVITEFERKVYEEGLKIDLSKADKVTADMFTNIYMKNYNQISESLGQTPEDVAEHTFRMITMNNPPFRHQTNRLYTPMTTLKYTDPNGDFPIETFYKMVFEHDKVFNASLNFLKLLRWRSRKSFTLEDKNAS